In Harmonia axyridis chromosome X, icHarAxyr1.1, whole genome shotgun sequence, a single window of DNA contains:
- the LOC123685783 gene encoding contactin isoform X1: MWLLLLLGYSSLINAQNSLQPGPQYDYAGSPNYMSNEIFYDFKCPEYWVQHYQSCYRFVKSPQRNYHDARRVCQTYSVDVGGSDLVSISSSEEHGFLIHQLNLIDQQHRRWYIGANQQQPNYWANPDGTQFTNMESAFLPENEPYGKNYLAYNFTRNVMHWSFQLVRGDEPFLFICEANIAAVQRLVSDERDYTYGVDIADRKTIPRGPYFKKQPKDVTFDTSMRTLYNVTRLSCLAGGYPEPTYEWFREYYENDRLVARKIDPLQDGRYTISGGILIIYDPQQKKDYATYHCKASNKYGTIISESVQLNFGFILEFVLKRSPESGDQNWGKSLYCDPPAYFPAVKYSWSRDYFPNFVEEDKRVFVSYDGALYFSALETIDRAMYSCSVRSDFSDSGRNGPFFPLMVNPHSSYQQLKFPNSFPKAFPEAPVAGREVRLECVAFGYPVPSYNWTRKGAPLPKNSYSTSYNRVLVIPHVEVDDQGEYICRAYNDRASISNSVILDIQAEPNFTIPLKDKHIDRRGELVWTCEAFGIPDVNYTWWKDGRQLVLGYLPPEDRGRINIQDNVLTISPVDEDRDPGMYQCRAANTLKTKYSSAQLRVLSFKPSFKKHPVESETYAAEQGNVTIRCNPEAAPKPKFIWKKDDNVIGSGGHRRILENGNLVISPVSRDDEGKYTCMASNPLGMDESVGRLIVLRGPQLVRALQPRIVSALGSSFSLNCQAYTEEMLDMAYIWNHRGMRIRDIDIKNSGNRIFIDGGYLHVVNVTFPDAGEYECVIKSAVGQISSKTYVVVEGPPGPPGGLQVISIQKTSAVIQWTDGGSHGSSINSYTISGKTNWNSTWVNISHNVHAEEVERYTGRKEANIENVLTPWSVYEFRVAAWNSIGMGIPSAPSPKHATPPDRPYIYPQNIAGGGGKKGDLTITWKPLRNDQQNGPGIHYKVFWKKMYEEPEFQSLELKDFGNTGTAVVPISLDDYYTQYIVKVQAINDIGAGPISNEHIIYSAEDMPQPAPQFVSAMSFNSTALNVTWQPIAQDRETVRGKLIGYRIKYWKMETSEADSVYYLSRTTRPWALIVGLQPDTQYLVKVMAFNSAGEGPESERFIERTYRKAPQKPPSSVHIIGINPSTIKVVWRYVQPSPQEEPLQGYKIRVWEFDQPLSSANDTIVYTGEKLEGYVNGLAPGKAYRMRVLAYSNGGDGRMSSPEIRFQMGDPDALGLKNSSPSWCTNPLVALTSITYFLISARF; encoded by the exons ATGTGgttgttgttattattaggGTACTCATCCCTTATAAATGCACAAAATAGCTTACAACCAGGACCACAGTATGACTATGCAGGCAGCCCCAATTATATgagtaatgaaatattttatgatttcaaATGTCCAGAGTACTGGGTACAACATTATCAATCATGTTATAGATTTGTAAAATCTCCACAAAGAAATTACCACGATGCACGACGAGTCTGTCAA ACTTACTCTGTAGATGTGGGGGGTTCCGACTTGGTATCAATAAGTAGCTCTGAGGAGCATGGATTCTTGATACACCAACTGAATTTAATTGATCAACAGCATAGGAGGTGGTATATTGGAGCAAACCAACAACAACCTAACTATTGGGCAAACCCAGATGGTACTCAATTTACCAATATGGAAAGTGCCTTTTTACCTGAAAATGAGccttatggaaaaaattatttagcTTATAATTTCACTAGAAATGTCATGCATTGGAGTTTTCAATTAGTTAGAGGCGATGAGCCTTTCTTATTCATATGTGAAGCAAATATTGCAGCTGTTCAAAGACTGGTATCTGATGAAAGAGATTATACTTATGGTGTAGATATTGCTGATCGTAAAACAATTCCAAGAGGTCCCTACTTCAAAAAACAACCAAAAGATGTGACTTTCGATACATCCATGAGAACCCTGTATAATGTTACTAGATTGAG CTGCTTAGCTGGTGGTTACCCAGAACCAACCTATGAATGGTTCAGAGAATACTATGAAAATGATAGGCTGGTAGCAAGAAAGATAGATCCTCTTCAAGATGGCAGATACACTATTAGCGGTGGAATTCTGATAATCTACGATCCTCAACAGAAAAAAGACTATGCCACCTACCACTGTAAAGCATCGAACAAATATGGCACAATTATATCAGAAAGCGTACAACTTAACTTCGGATTCATTTTAGAATTCGTCTTAAAACGTTCTCCGGAGTCTGGTGACCAAAATTGGGGCAAATCACTTTACTGTGATCCTCCAGCTTATTTCCCTGCTGTTAAATATTCCTGGTCTCGTGATTATTTCCCAAATTTCGTGGAAGAAGATAAACGAGTGTTTGTATCCTACGACGGTGCTTTGTATTTTTCAGCATTGGAGACAATTGATAGAGCTATGTATAGTTGTAGTGTTCGATCAGATTTCTCTGATTCTGGAAGGAATGGCCCTTTCTTCCCTTTGATGGTGAATCCCCATT CAAGCTATCAACAGCTTAAATTTCCAAATAGTTTTCCAAAGGCTTTTCCAGAGGCTCCAGTAGCTGGAAGAGAAGTGAGACTCGAATGTGTTGCTTTTGGATA tcCTGTTCCTAGTTACAATTGGACACGGAAAGGTGCCCCCCTTCCTAAAAACTCATATTCAACTAGTTACAACAGAGTTCTCGTTATTCCACATGTGGAAGTTGATGATCAGGGAGAATATATTTGTAGAGCCTACAATGACAGAGCTAGCATTTCTAACAGTGTTATATTGGATATTCAAG ctgaaccCAATTTCACTATTCCATTAAAAGATAAACATATCGACAGAAGAGGTGAATTAGTATGGACCTGTGAAGCATTTGGAATTCCTGATGTTAATTACACTTGGTGGAAGGATGGTCGACAATTAG TTCTAGGTTATTTACCACCAGAAGATCGAGGTAGAATTAATATTCAAGATAATGTACTAACAATAAGTCCAGTCGATGAGGATAGAGATCCAGGAATGTATCAGTGCCGTGCTGCCAACACCTTGAAAACGAAATATTCGTCAGCACAATTGAGAGTTTTAT CATTTAAACCGTCTTTCAAAAAACACCCTGTGGAATCTGAAACCTATGCAGCAGAACAGGGTAATGTGACAATAAGATGTAATCCGGAAGCTGCTCCTAAACCTAAATTCATATGGAAGAAGGATGATAATGTTATAG gTTCGGGAGGCCACCGCAGAATATTAGAGAATGGTAATTTAGTTATCAGTCCTGTGTCTCGAGATGATGAAGGCAAATACACCTGTATGGCTAGTAATCCTCTGGGAATGGATGAATCTGTTGGAAGACTTATTGTGTTGA GAGGACCACAGTTGGTTAGGGCTTTACAACCAAGGATTGTTTCTGCCCTtggtagttcattttctctcaACTGCCAGGCATATACAGAAGAAATGTTGGATATGGCATACATTTGGAACCACAGAGGAATGAGGATTAGGGACATAGATATCAAAAACTCTGGAAACAGAATT TTCATTGATGGAGGATATCTCCATGTTGTCAATGTGACATTCCCAGATGCTGGGGAATATGAATGTGTGATAAAATCTGCAGTAGGACAGATCTCATCCAAAACATACGTTGTTGTGGAAGGACCACCTGGACCCCCAGGAGGTCTACAAGTTATATCGATACAGAAAACTTCGGCTGTCATACAGTGGACAGACGGTGGTTCTCATGGATCATCAATTAATTCCTATACTATCAGTGGTAAAACGAATTGGAACTCAACTTGGGTCAATATAAGTCACAATGTTCATGCTGAGGAAGTTGAACGATACACCG GGAGGAAAGAagcaaatattgaaaatgtgCTCACTCCATGGTCAGTGTATGAATTTCGTGTTGCTGCTTGGAATTCCATCGGTATGGGCATTCCCTCGGCACCAAGTCCCAAACACGCAACTCCCCCAGATAGACCTTACATATATCCACAAAACATCGCCGGAGGTGGTGGCAAAAAAGGAGACTTGACTATAACCTGGAAACCCTTGAGAAACGATCAACAGAATGGTCCAG GAATTCACTACAAAGTTTTCTGGAAGAAAATGTACGAAGAACCGGAATTCCAAAGTTTGGAACTTAAGGATTTCGGAAATACTGGTACAGCAGTTGTGCCCATATCTTTAGACGATTATTACACCCAGTACATCGTGAAGGTACAAGCAATCAACGACATAGGAGCTGGACCCATCAGTAACGAACATATCATCTATTCTGCTGAAGATATGCCACAGCCAGCTCCGCAGTTCGTGTCAGCGATGAGTTTCAATTCAACAGCACTGAATGTAACCTGGCAACCCATTGCTCAAGATAGGGAGACTGTAAGGGGAAAACTTATCGGTTATAGG ATCAAATATTGGAAGATGGAAACCAGCGAAGCAGATAGCGTTTATTATTTGTCTAGAACAACCAGACCATGGGCTTTGATCGTAGGTCTTCAACCTGATACACAATATTTGGTTAAAGTTATGGCTTTTAACAGCGCTGGAGAAGGTCCAGAAAGTGAAAGATTCATtg AAAGGACCTATAGAAAAGCACCTCAAAAGCCACCATCATCGGTACATATCATAGGAATAAATCCTTCAACCATTAAAGTTGTGTGGCGTTATGTACAGCCTTCACCTCAAGAAGAACCATTACAAGGTTACAAG attcGCGTATGGGAGTTTGATCAACCCTTGAGTTCCGCTAATGATACCATTGTTTATACTGGTGAAAAGCTAGAGGGCTATGTAAACGGTTTAGCTCCTGGAAAGGCCTACAGAATGAGAGTTTTAGCATATTCTAATGGTGGTGATGGTCGAATGAGTTCTCCAGAGATACGGTTCCAAATGG GTGATCCAGATGCTCTTGGTTTGAAGAATTCATCTCCTTCGTGGTGTACAAATCCTCTAGTTGCCTTAACCTCGATAACGTACTTCCTTATTTCCGCAAGGTTCTGA
- the LOC123685783 gene encoding contactin isoform X2, with product MWLLLLLGYSSLINAQNSLQPGPQYDYAGSPNYMSNEIFYDFKCPEYWVQHYQSCYRFVKSPQRNYHDARRVCQTYSVDVGGSDLVSISSSEEHGFLIHQLNLIDQQHRRWYIGANQQQPNYWANPDGTQFTNMESAFLPENEPYGKNYLAYNFTRNVMHWSFQLVRGDEPFLFICEANIAAVQRLVSDERDYTYGVDIADRKTIPRGPYFKKQPKDVTFDTSMRTLYNVTRLSCLAGGYPEPTYEWFREYYENDRLVARKIDPLQDGRYTISGGILIIYDPQQKKDYATYHCKASNKYGTIISESVQLNFGFILEFVLKRSPESGDQNWGKSLYCDPPAYFPAVKYSWSRDYFPNFVEEDKRVFVSYDGALYFSALETIDRAMYSCSVRSDFSDSGRNGPFFPLMVNPHSSYQQLKFPNSFPKAFPEAPVAGREVRLECVAFGYPVPSYNWTRKGAPLPKNSYSTSYNRVLVIPHVEVDDQGEYICRAYNDRASISNSVILDIQAEPNFTIPLKDKHIDRRGELVWTCEAFGIPDVNYTWWKDGRQLVLGYLPPEDRGRINIQDNVLTISPVDEDRDPGMYQCRAANTLKTKYSSAQLRVLSFKPSFKKHPVESETYAAEQGNVTIRCNPEAAPKPKFIWKKDDNVIGSGGHRRILENGNLVISPVSRDDEGKYTCMASNPLGMDESVGRLIVLRGPQLVRALQPRIVSALGSSFSLNCQAYTEEMLDMAYIWNHRGMRIRDIDIKNSGNRIFIDGGYLHVVNVTFPDAGEYECVIKSAVGQISSKTYVVVEGPPGPPGGLQVISIQKTSAVIQWTDGGSHGSSINSYTISGKTNWNSTWVNISHNVHAEEVERYTGRKEANIENVLTPWSVYEFRVAAWNSIGMGIPSAPSPKHATPPDRPYIYPQNIAGGGGKKGDLTITWKPLRNDQQNGPGIHYKVFWKKMYEEPEFQSLELKDFGNTGTAVVPISLDDYYTQYIVKVQAINDIGAGPISNEHIIYSAEDMPQPAPQFVSAMSFNSTALNVTWQPIAQDRETVRGKLIGYRIKYWKMETSEADSVYYLSRTTRPWALIVGLQPDTQYLVKVMAFNSAGEGPESERFIERTYRKAPQKPPSSVHIIGINPSTIKVVWRYVQPSPQEEPLQGYKIRVWEFDQPLSSANDTIVYTGEKLEGYVNGLAPGKAYRMRVLAYSNGGDGRMSSPEIRFQMGNNLSH from the exons ATGTGgttgttgttattattaggGTACTCATCCCTTATAAATGCACAAAATAGCTTACAACCAGGACCACAGTATGACTATGCAGGCAGCCCCAATTATATgagtaatgaaatattttatgatttcaaATGTCCAGAGTACTGGGTACAACATTATCAATCATGTTATAGATTTGTAAAATCTCCACAAAGAAATTACCACGATGCACGACGAGTCTGTCAA ACTTACTCTGTAGATGTGGGGGGTTCCGACTTGGTATCAATAAGTAGCTCTGAGGAGCATGGATTCTTGATACACCAACTGAATTTAATTGATCAACAGCATAGGAGGTGGTATATTGGAGCAAACCAACAACAACCTAACTATTGGGCAAACCCAGATGGTACTCAATTTACCAATATGGAAAGTGCCTTTTTACCTGAAAATGAGccttatggaaaaaattatttagcTTATAATTTCACTAGAAATGTCATGCATTGGAGTTTTCAATTAGTTAGAGGCGATGAGCCTTTCTTATTCATATGTGAAGCAAATATTGCAGCTGTTCAAAGACTGGTATCTGATGAAAGAGATTATACTTATGGTGTAGATATTGCTGATCGTAAAACAATTCCAAGAGGTCCCTACTTCAAAAAACAACCAAAAGATGTGACTTTCGATACATCCATGAGAACCCTGTATAATGTTACTAGATTGAG CTGCTTAGCTGGTGGTTACCCAGAACCAACCTATGAATGGTTCAGAGAATACTATGAAAATGATAGGCTGGTAGCAAGAAAGATAGATCCTCTTCAAGATGGCAGATACACTATTAGCGGTGGAATTCTGATAATCTACGATCCTCAACAGAAAAAAGACTATGCCACCTACCACTGTAAAGCATCGAACAAATATGGCACAATTATATCAGAAAGCGTACAACTTAACTTCGGATTCATTTTAGAATTCGTCTTAAAACGTTCTCCGGAGTCTGGTGACCAAAATTGGGGCAAATCACTTTACTGTGATCCTCCAGCTTATTTCCCTGCTGTTAAATATTCCTGGTCTCGTGATTATTTCCCAAATTTCGTGGAAGAAGATAAACGAGTGTTTGTATCCTACGACGGTGCTTTGTATTTTTCAGCATTGGAGACAATTGATAGAGCTATGTATAGTTGTAGTGTTCGATCAGATTTCTCTGATTCTGGAAGGAATGGCCCTTTCTTCCCTTTGATGGTGAATCCCCATT CAAGCTATCAACAGCTTAAATTTCCAAATAGTTTTCCAAAGGCTTTTCCAGAGGCTCCAGTAGCTGGAAGAGAAGTGAGACTCGAATGTGTTGCTTTTGGATA tcCTGTTCCTAGTTACAATTGGACACGGAAAGGTGCCCCCCTTCCTAAAAACTCATATTCAACTAGTTACAACAGAGTTCTCGTTATTCCACATGTGGAAGTTGATGATCAGGGAGAATATATTTGTAGAGCCTACAATGACAGAGCTAGCATTTCTAACAGTGTTATATTGGATATTCAAG ctgaaccCAATTTCACTATTCCATTAAAAGATAAACATATCGACAGAAGAGGTGAATTAGTATGGACCTGTGAAGCATTTGGAATTCCTGATGTTAATTACACTTGGTGGAAGGATGGTCGACAATTAG TTCTAGGTTATTTACCACCAGAAGATCGAGGTAGAATTAATATTCAAGATAATGTACTAACAATAAGTCCAGTCGATGAGGATAGAGATCCAGGAATGTATCAGTGCCGTGCTGCCAACACCTTGAAAACGAAATATTCGTCAGCACAATTGAGAGTTTTAT CATTTAAACCGTCTTTCAAAAAACACCCTGTGGAATCTGAAACCTATGCAGCAGAACAGGGTAATGTGACAATAAGATGTAATCCGGAAGCTGCTCCTAAACCTAAATTCATATGGAAGAAGGATGATAATGTTATAG gTTCGGGAGGCCACCGCAGAATATTAGAGAATGGTAATTTAGTTATCAGTCCTGTGTCTCGAGATGATGAAGGCAAATACACCTGTATGGCTAGTAATCCTCTGGGAATGGATGAATCTGTTGGAAGACTTATTGTGTTGA GAGGACCACAGTTGGTTAGGGCTTTACAACCAAGGATTGTTTCTGCCCTtggtagttcattttctctcaACTGCCAGGCATATACAGAAGAAATGTTGGATATGGCATACATTTGGAACCACAGAGGAATGAGGATTAGGGACATAGATATCAAAAACTCTGGAAACAGAATT TTCATTGATGGAGGATATCTCCATGTTGTCAATGTGACATTCCCAGATGCTGGGGAATATGAATGTGTGATAAAATCTGCAGTAGGACAGATCTCATCCAAAACATACGTTGTTGTGGAAGGACCACCTGGACCCCCAGGAGGTCTACAAGTTATATCGATACAGAAAACTTCGGCTGTCATACAGTGGACAGACGGTGGTTCTCATGGATCATCAATTAATTCCTATACTATCAGTGGTAAAACGAATTGGAACTCAACTTGGGTCAATATAAGTCACAATGTTCATGCTGAGGAAGTTGAACGATACACCG GGAGGAAAGAagcaaatattgaaaatgtgCTCACTCCATGGTCAGTGTATGAATTTCGTGTTGCTGCTTGGAATTCCATCGGTATGGGCATTCCCTCGGCACCAAGTCCCAAACACGCAACTCCCCCAGATAGACCTTACATATATCCACAAAACATCGCCGGAGGTGGTGGCAAAAAAGGAGACTTGACTATAACCTGGAAACCCTTGAGAAACGATCAACAGAATGGTCCAG GAATTCACTACAAAGTTTTCTGGAAGAAAATGTACGAAGAACCGGAATTCCAAAGTTTGGAACTTAAGGATTTCGGAAATACTGGTACAGCAGTTGTGCCCATATCTTTAGACGATTATTACACCCAGTACATCGTGAAGGTACAAGCAATCAACGACATAGGAGCTGGACCCATCAGTAACGAACATATCATCTATTCTGCTGAAGATATGCCACAGCCAGCTCCGCAGTTCGTGTCAGCGATGAGTTTCAATTCAACAGCACTGAATGTAACCTGGCAACCCATTGCTCAAGATAGGGAGACTGTAAGGGGAAAACTTATCGGTTATAGG ATCAAATATTGGAAGATGGAAACCAGCGAAGCAGATAGCGTTTATTATTTGTCTAGAACAACCAGACCATGGGCTTTGATCGTAGGTCTTCAACCTGATACACAATATTTGGTTAAAGTTATGGCTTTTAACAGCGCTGGAGAAGGTCCAGAAAGTGAAAGATTCATtg AAAGGACCTATAGAAAAGCACCTCAAAAGCCACCATCATCGGTACATATCATAGGAATAAATCCTTCAACCATTAAAGTTGTGTGGCGTTATGTACAGCCTTCACCTCAAGAAGAACCATTACAAGGTTACAAG attcGCGTATGGGAGTTTGATCAACCCTTGAGTTCCGCTAATGATACCATTGTTTATACTGGTGAAAAGCTAGAGGGCTATGTAAACGGTTTAGCTCCTGGAAAGGCCTACAGAATGAGAGTTTTAGCATATTCTAATGGTGGTGATGGTCGAATGAGTTCTCCAGAGATACGGTTCCAAATGGGTAATAATTTGAGCCACTAA